The following are encoded in a window of Jeotgalibacillus aurantiacus genomic DNA:
- a CDS encoding protein phosphatase 2C domain-containing protein, which produces MNKVSWVGSEQPYLDQPDIQQIGDVKLARFGGSTAAGQTKNEDGCIVWTNGEWEFAMILDAHQTAESAELIVKTFVEHESELTTIIRGEDGKDLFEKLEKEILTLFTDEAFREKCRKIEGETSCLVTVRKGRFIWWFSVGDCMLFLLHDDLKKLGQFQLNQRQFFEWIGRVNTFDQQVPCYTTGRRELRKGTNTIFITTDGLVECLEAGYHNPEKLYEVFKRNPAPLVKLLHDSQQLKVRDSVTMVSWDVEVMEQGSMPSGA; this is translated from the coding sequence ATGAATAAGGTGAGTTGGGTTGGCAGTGAGCAGCCTTATCTTGATCAGCCGGACATTCAGCAAATCGGAGACGTGAAACTGGCACGATTCGGAGGGAGTACTGCTGCAGGCCAGACGAAAAATGAGGATGGCTGTATTGTATGGACAAATGGTGAATGGGAATTTGCGATGATACTGGATGCGCATCAAACAGCAGAGAGTGCTGAACTGATAGTAAAGACGTTTGTGGAGCATGAAAGTGAACTGACAACGATCATACGCGGTGAAGACGGGAAAGATCTGTTTGAAAAACTTGAAAAAGAGATTCTGACTCTTTTTACTGATGAAGCATTCAGAGAGAAATGCAGAAAGATCGAAGGGGAAACCTCCTGTCTGGTCACCGTTCGCAAAGGCCGGTTCATTTGGTGGTTTTCAGTAGGGGACTGCATGCTTTTCCTGCTGCATGATGATCTTAAAAAGCTTGGCCAATTTCAGCTGAACCAGCGTCAGTTTTTTGAATGGATCGGAAGAGTGAACACATTTGATCAACAGGTTCCCTGTTATACAACAGGCAGGCGCGAGCTGAGGAAAGGAACCAACACCATCTTCATCACAACAGACGGGCTGGTTGAGTGTCTGGAGGCTGGGTATCATAATCCGGAGAAGCTGTATGAGGTATTTAAACGGAATCCGGCACCACTCGTAAAACTTCTGCATGACAGCCAGCAGTTAAAGGTCAGAGATAGCGTCACGATGGTCAGCTGGGATGTTGAGGTAATGGAGCAGGGGAGTATGCCTTCAGGAGCATAG
- the amyS gene encoding alpha-amylase, translating into MKKVRIFLVALVAFMLLPFQPATQAATPQNGTMMQYFEWYLPNDGAHWNRLNTDATNLKNLGITTVWIPPAYKGTSQNDVGYGAYDLYDLGEFNQKGTTRTKYGTRAQLQSAITSLKNQGIGVYGDVVMNHKGGADYTEQVQAVEVNPNNRNQETSGAYTISAWTGFNFPGRNNTHSSFKWRWYHFDGTDWDQSRSLSRIYKFRGDGKAWDNEVSGEFGNYDYLMYADVDFEHPEVKQEMKNWGKWYVNTLNLDGFRLDAVKHIKHDYIQEWLTDVRRTTGKQLFTVAEYWQNDLGAINNYLAKTGYTHSVFDVPLHYNFQQAGNSGGYYDMSKIFDNTVVKQHPTLAVTIVDNHDSQPGQSLESTVAPWFKPLAYAMIMTRQQGYPTLFYGDFYGTKGNSGREIPNLSTKLDPILKARKDLAYGTQHDYLNHQDVIGWTREGVTDRAKSGLASILSDGPGGSKWMYVGTRNAGEVWRDKTGNSTRTVTINNDGWGEFFVNGGSVSIYGE; encoded by the coding sequence ATGAAAAAGGTACGTATTTTTCTTGTCGCACTTGTCGCTTTTATGCTTCTTCCGTTTCAACCGGCAACTCAGGCTGCCACACCGCAAAATGGCACGATGATGCAATATTTTGAGTGGTATCTGCCTAATGACGGGGCTCACTGGAATCGTTTGAATACGGATGCTACAAATTTAAAAAACCTTGGTATTACCACGGTCTGGATTCCGCCTGCCTATAAGGGGACATCACAAAATGATGTGGGCTATGGCGCATATGACCTGTATGATCTTGGTGAATTTAACCAGAAAGGCACTACGCGGACCAAATACGGTACACGCGCACAGCTTCAGTCCGCCATTACTTCACTGAAAAATCAGGGCATCGGCGTCTACGGTGATGTGGTGATGAATCACAAAGGTGGCGCTGATTACACTGAGCAGGTTCAGGCTGTTGAAGTGAACCCGAATAACCGTAATCAGGAGACGTCCGGTGCTTATACGATTTCTGCATGGACAGGCTTTAATTTCCCGGGTCGTAACAATACCCATTCTTCTTTTAAATGGAGATGGTATCACTTTGACGGAACCGACTGGGATCAGTCACGCAGCCTAAGCCGTATTTATAAATTCCGCGGCGACGGTAAAGCATGGGACAACGAGGTTTCCGGTGAATTTGGAAACTATGATTATTTAATGTATGCAGATGTTGATTTTGAACACCCGGAAGTAAAGCAGGAAATGAAAAACTGGGGTAAATGGTATGTAAATACACTGAACCTTGATGGCTTCCGCCTGGATGCGGTTAAGCATATCAAGCATGATTATATTCAAGAGTGGCTGACGGATGTAAGGCGTACAACTGGCAAACAGCTGTTTACAGTGGCTGAATACTGGCAGAATGATCTTGGCGCCATTAATAACTATTTAGCGAAAACAGGTTACACACATTCTGTATTTGATGTCCCGCTTCACTATAACTTCCAGCAGGCAGGAAACAGTGGCGGTTACTACGATATGTCAAAGATTTTTGATAATACGGTTGTGAAACAGCACCCAACACTTGCCGTGACGATTGTTGATAACCATGACTCCCAGCCGGGACAGTCTCTGGAATCAACCGTTGCACCATGGTTTAAGCCACTCGCTTACGCTATGATTATGACGCGACAGCAGGGTTATCCAACACTGTTTTACGGAGATTTCTATGGAACGAAAGGCAACAGCGGCCGTGAAATTCCGAACCTTTCAACCAAACTTGATCCGATTTTAAAAGCGCGTAAAGATTTGGCTTATGGTACACAGCACGACTACCTGAACCACCAGGACGTCATCGGCTGGACACGCGAAGGCGTAACAGACCGGGCTAAATCAGGACTTGCAAGCATCCTTTCAGACGGCCCGGGCGGCAGCAAATGGATGTATGTCGGCACACGCAACGCCGGCGAAGTCTGGAGAGACAAAACAGGTAACTCCACACGCACCGTCACGATCAACAACGACGGCTGGGGAGAATTCTTTGTAAATGGTGGATCTGTTTCGATTTATGGTGAATAA
- a CDS encoding carbohydrate ABC transporter permease codes for MNKRAGIGFYIFLVVFVFFVMFPFIWVFLTSIKPPGEIFNNFNWFTADPSLASYENAIRNRPLLRYMWNSFVVSTLTTLIAIGFASIAAYALTRLPIKFKGLILGIILAASMFPQIAIISPIFNFITAVGLRNSYMGLVIPYITVSLPLAIWILSTFFQKIPWELEESAKLDGATPFQTFRKIIFPLAAPGVFTTGILVFIAAWNEYLFALTINTEDVWRTVPVGISLYQSQFTIPWGDISAATVLVTIPIVILVLIFQRRIVAGLTSGSVKE; via the coding sequence ATGAACAAACGTGCAGGAATTGGTTTTTATATCTTTCTCGTCGTGTTTGTATTTTTCGTGATGTTCCCTTTCATCTGGGTTTTCCTCACGTCGATCAAACCGCCGGGCGAAATTTTCAACAATTTTAATTGGTTTACGGCTGACCCGTCCCTTGCGTCTTATGAAAATGCGATCAGGAACCGTCCACTGCTTCGATATATGTGGAACAGCTTTGTTGTATCGACGTTGACAACGTTAATTGCGATTGGATTTGCTTCGATTGCAGCTTACGCACTAACGCGTCTGCCAATTAAATTTAAAGGATTAATTCTCGGGATCATTCTGGCTGCATCCATGTTCCCGCAAATTGCGATTATCTCACCGATCTTCAACTTTATTACGGCTGTAGGTCTTCGTAACAGCTATATGGGTCTTGTGATTCCGTATATCACAGTTTCCCTGCCGCTGGCGATCTGGATTCTGTCGACATTCTTCCAGAAGATTCCTTGGGAGCTTGAAGAATCAGCGAAGCTTGATGGAGCAACTCCATTCCAGACATTCAGAAAAATTATTTTCCCGCTTGCGGCACCAGGGGTTTTCACAACAGGAATCCTCGTGTTTATCGCCGCATGGAATGAATACCTGTTTGCATTAACGATTAATACTGAGGACGTTTGGCGCACAGTACCAGTAGGAATTTCCCTGTACCAGAGTCAGTTCACCATTCCTTGGGGGGATATTTCAGCTGCGACTGTTCTTGTGACCATTCCTATTGTTATACTCGTATTGATTTTCCAAAGAAGAATTGTTGCCGGACTGACTTCCGGTTCTGTAAAAGAATAA
- a CDS encoding cupin domain-containing protein: protein MKHYHVSKENGRVVEAYDSNFILTSILRTNDPVQISIMHLEEGGVIGYHQASMPQLLMVVSGRGEVRGAENTYVEIKTHEAAFWEKGEWHETRSEEGLTAIVIEGPVLKVSALKEKKYE, encoded by the coding sequence TTGAAGCATTATCATGTATCGAAGGAAAATGGACGCGTGGTTGAAGCGTACGATTCAAATTTTATTCTGACTTCAATTTTAAGAACGAATGACCCGGTGCAAATCAGCATAATGCATTTAGAAGAAGGTGGTGTGATCGGATATCATCAGGCTTCTATGCCACAGTTGCTGATGGTTGTATCCGGACGGGGTGAAGTGCGTGGTGCTGAAAATACATATGTGGAAATAAAGACACACGAAGCGGCTTTTTGGGAAAAGGGGGAATGGCACGAAACAAGATCAGAAGAAGGGCTGACTGCGATTGTGATAGAGGGTCCGGTGCTTAAGGTTTCAGCTCTGAAGGAAAAAAAGTATGAATAA
- a CDS encoding AAA family ATPase, giving the protein MNNVYVITGPAGVGKSTVSKALSKRLENSAYISGDDLYHMHINGKQAPWDEQGTQLTWQHILSLTLNFLEAGCDVVIDYIAFPNEAAWLKKKLGENVNFSYIVLWTDEKTLIERDKMRQPDHQMGERSLELLNDFKNKELLWKAILETGDRPKINTELIVDEVLLGDRFKWGM; this is encoded by the coding sequence ATGAATAACGTATATGTCATAACAGGCCCTGCCGGAGTAGGGAAATCAACGGTTTCAAAGGCTCTTTCAAAGCGCTTGGAAAACAGTGCCTATATTTCAGGAGATGACCTTTATCACATGCATATCAACGGTAAGCAGGCTCCCTGGGATGAACAGGGGACACAGCTGACCTGGCAACACATTCTTAGTCTGACCTTAAACTTTCTAGAAGCTGGCTGCGATGTCGTCATTGATTATATCGCTTTTCCCAATGAAGCAGCCTGGTTAAAAAAGAAGCTTGGAGAGAACGTCAATTTTTCTTACATTGTTCTGTGGACAGATGAAAAAACATTAATAGAGCGGGATAAAATGAGGCAGCCTGACCATCAGATGGGTGAGAGGAGCCTAGAATTATTAAACGATTTTAAAAATAAAGAACTTTTGTGGAAAGCGATTCTGGAAACAGGAGACAGGCCGAAGATCAATACAGAGCTGATCGTGGATGAGGTATTGTTGGGTGACAGGTTCAAATGGGGGATGTGA
- a CDS encoding carbohydrate ABC transporter permease — translation MVAPALILVLLVTLWPVAQSFYNSLFDYRLNDPSRSERFLSSNVDLERYANEYFYLSRDLELLESQAPDGETADAAASIRTEIENYHDSLITENALEDQYAEVEEMLASFTAISDSELKYADIDNDLADDYKNYLDEAQAELTALADSTDSEEFATTAGNISGTLGTVDTTLIESNFIGFSNYQRYLTDGRMWQSMWNTLLFTIVSVGAELVLGLMIALLINRAFIGRGIVRASVLIPWAIPTAVAAMMWGFLYDGQTGIVAHYFEQFGLIDDASVLLSTGAGGMFSVIFADVWKTTPYMALLLLAGLQTIPGSLYEAAEVDGAGKWQQFWQITLPLLKSAILVALLFRTLDAFRVFDLIYVLTGGGPANSTESISIYAYITLFSQSNFGAGSVLSVIVFISVAIISVLFIKFIGSDLFAGRSGR, via the coding sequence ATGGTTGCACCGGCATTGATTCTTGTATTACTCGTTACGCTTTGGCCGGTTGCCCAATCATTTTATAACAGTCTGTTTGATTACCGTCTGAATGACCCTTCAAGGTCCGAGCGTTTCCTTTCATCTAACGTCGACCTTGAGCGTTATGCAAATGAATACTTTTACTTATCACGTGATCTGGAGCTGCTCGAAAGTCAGGCCCCAGATGGTGAGACAGCTGATGCAGCCGCTTCTATCAGGACTGAAATTGAAAATTATCATGACTCTTTGATTACAGAAAACGCACTTGAGGATCAGTATGCAGAAGTAGAGGAAATGCTTGCTTCCTTTACGGCGATTTCTGATAGTGAATTGAAATATGCAGACATTGATAACGATCTTGCTGATGACTACAAAAACTATCTTGATGAGGCGCAGGCTGAACTGACAGCCTTAGCTGACTCGACAGACAGTGAAGAATTTGCGACTACTGCAGGCAACATCAGCGGTACGCTCGGCACAGTCGATACAACGCTGATCGAGTCGAATTTTATTGGCTTCAGCAACTATCAGCGCTATCTGACAGACGGCCGGATGTGGCAGTCGATGTGGAATACCCTTCTCTTCACCATTGTTTCTGTTGGAGCGGAGCTTGTTCTCGGTCTAATGATTGCCCTGTTAATTAACCGGGCATTTATCGGTCGCGGAATTGTGCGTGCATCTGTACTGATTCCGTGGGCAATTCCGACAGCGGTAGCCGCGATGATGTGGGGCTTCCTGTATGACGGACAAACTGGTATTGTCGCTCATTATTTTGAGCAGTTCGGACTGATTGATGACGCCTCTGTTCTCCTGTCAACAGGAGCAGGCGGAATGTTCTCTGTTATTTTTGCCGATGTGTGGAAAACCACACCTTATATGGCTTTACTTTTACTTGCGGGACTTCAGACCATTCCAGGTTCTTTATATGAAGCAGCTGAAGTGGACGGCGCCGGTAAATGGCAGCAGTTCTGGCAGATTACGTTGCCATTGCTGAAGTCAGCCATCCTTGTTGCCCTTTTATTCCGTACACTGGATGCTTTCCGTGTATTTGACCTGATTTATGTATTAACAGGCGGTGGACCTGCGAACTCAACGGAGTCGATTTCCATCTATGCGTACATTACCCTCTTCTCTCAATCAAACTTTGGTGCGGGTTCTGTACTGTCAGTAATCGTATTTATTTCGGTAGCGATTATTTCCGTTCTATTTATCAAATTCATCGGTTCAGATCTTTTTGCAGGCAGATCGGGTCGATAA
- a CDS encoding ThuA domain-containing protein, whose amino-acid sequence MNVTVWNEFRHEKKHDAVKEIYPDGIHRVLADALAEHGYDVKTATLDEPEHGLTDEVLNNTDVLLWWGHLAHDEVDDAIVEKVQKRVWEGMGLIVLHSAHFSKIFKKLMGTGCDLKWREANERERLWVVDPSHPIADGIGEYIELDEEEMYGEHFDIPAPDELIFLSWFQGGEVFRSGATFKRGNGKIFYFRPGHETHPTYHNKQIQQVIANGVKWAAPTKRDYPVYGNAKPIEKLEGYKED is encoded by the coding sequence ATGAACGTTACAGTTTGGAATGAATTCAGACACGAAAAAAAGCATGACGCAGTAAAGGAAATTTACCCGGATGGCATTCACCGCGTCCTTGCAGATGCCCTTGCTGAGCACGGGTACGACGTGAAAACGGCTACATTAGATGAGCCTGAACACGGTTTGACAGACGAGGTACTTAATAACACAGATGTTCTTTTATGGTGGGGACACCTTGCACATGATGAAGTAGATGACGCGATTGTGGAAAAAGTCCAGAAACGCGTTTGGGAAGGCATGGGACTGATCGTTCTTCACTCTGCCCACTTTTCAAAAATCTTTAAAAAACTGATGGGTACAGGCTGTGATTTAAAATGGCGTGAAGCAAATGAGCGTGAGCGCTTATGGGTTGTAGATCCAAGCCACCCGATCGCAGACGGCATCGGTGAATATATCGAGCTTGATGAAGAAGAAATGTACGGCGAGCACTTTGATATTCCGGCACCGGATGAGCTGATTTTCCTGAGCTGGTTCCAAGGCGGAGAAGTATTCCGCAGCGGCGCTACCTTTAAACGTGGTAACGGAAAGATCTTCTACTTCCGTCCGGGTCACGAAACACACCCGACATATCATAACAAACAAATTCAACAGGTTATTGCAAACGGTGTCAAATGGGCAGCTCCAACTAAGCGTGACTACCCGGTATACGGAAACGCAAAACCAATCGAAAAACTGGAAGGCTATAAGGAGGACTAA
- a CDS encoding GNAT family N-acetyltransferase gives MMIRELEIKDAEAFLALSKRIEESGMMLFEPGEKQMTVEQQEKMIERISKDEDSSFFVSEIDGQLAGFLAVIGNSVKRKQHAAMVVVGVDADYRGQGVGTKLFDHLSEWAKHKGLKRLELTVIKHNDAAYHLYRKQGFKVEGVKEGSLMIDGMLTDEYYMAKLI, from the coding sequence ATGATGATTCGTGAGCTTGAAATAAAGGATGCAGAGGCATTTTTAGCATTAAGTAAAAGAATAGAGGAATCGGGTATGATGCTGTTTGAGCCTGGTGAAAAACAAATGACGGTTGAGCAGCAGGAAAAAATGATTGAGCGTATTTCCAAAGATGAGGACTCCAGCTTTTTTGTGTCTGAGATTGACGGGCAGCTGGCAGGATTTTTAGCGGTGATTGGCAATAGTGTGAAACGGAAACAGCATGCTGCGATGGTGGTAGTAGGGGTTGATGCGGACTATCGCGGGCAGGGAGTGGGCACAAAGCTGTTTGACCATCTGTCAGAATGGGCGAAACATAAAGGCTTAAAGCGACTGGAATTAACAGTGATCAAACATAATGATGCAGCCTATCATTTATATCGTAAACAAGGTTTCAAGGTAGAAGGCGTAAAAGAGGGATCACTGATGATTGATGGCATGTTGACGGATGAATATTATATGGCGAAGCTGATCTGA
- a CDS encoding Gfo/Idh/MocA family protein produces the protein MAKLKVGVVGAGSIAKHRHLVEYANNENVELVAICDINEKRAKEMAKKFGAKKTFTDYNELLKEDLDAVSVCTPNYLHAPVSIAALEAGKHVLCEKPMATSAKEADDMIAAAEKAGKLLMIGHNQRFVASHQKAQELVASGELGKIFSFRTAFGHPGPEGWSADGKDSWFFKKDEAFIGAMGDLGVHKTDLIRYILGEEMTEVAAMVETSSKKDATVDDTAALILKTESGIIGTLAASWSYNAEDNSTVIYAENGVLRLEDDEDYSVIYHKTDGTKEELALGKIQSNDEGGQSSSGVIDHFVDSILSGKQPLIDGHEGKKSLQVILGALESNETKKIVKL, from the coding sequence ATGGCAAAATTAAAAGTTGGTGTCGTAGGTGCAGGAAGTATCGCTAAGCACCGTCACCTTGTTGAATATGCAAACAATGAAAACGTTGAACTCGTTGCCATTTGTGATATTAATGAAAAGCGCGCAAAAGAAATGGCCAAGAAATTCGGTGCTAAAAAGACGTTTACAGATTACAATGAACTTTTAAAGGAAGACCTTGATGCAGTAAGTGTCTGCACACCAAACTATCTTCATGCACCTGTATCGATTGCAGCGCTTGAAGCTGGAAAGCACGTATTATGTGAAAAACCGATGGCTACAAGTGCCAAAGAAGCCGATGATATGATCGCAGCTGCTGAAAAAGCGGGAAAACTTCTGATGATCGGACATAACCAGCGTTTTGTTGCCTCACATCAAAAAGCGCAGGAGCTTGTGGCATCAGGAGAATTAGGTAAGATCTTCAGCTTCCGTACTGCATTTGGACACCCTGGACCTGAAGGCTGGAGTGCTGACGGCAAGGACAGCTGGTTCTTCAAAAAAGATGAGGCGTTTATTGGTGCCATGGGTGATCTTGGCGTTCATAAAACAGACCTGATCCGCTACATACTTGGTGAAGAAATGACAGAAGTAGCGGCTATGGTCGAGACAAGCTCGAAAAAAGACGCAACAGTGGATGATACAGCAGCATTAATTCTTAAAACAGAAAGCGGTATTATCGGTACTTTAGCAGCAAGCTGGTCTTACAATGCTGAGGATAACTCTACGGTTATTTACGCAGAAAACGGTGTTCTTCGCCTGGAAGACGATGAGGATTACTCTGTGATCTATCATAAAACAGACGGAACAAAAGAAGAGCTCGCTCTTGGTAAAATCCAGTCTAATGATGAAGGCGGACAAAGCTCATCCGGCGTCATTGATCATTTTGTTGATTCAATCCTGTCAGGCAAACAGCCTTTGATTGATGGACATGAAGGGAAAAAATCACTGCAGGTTATTCTTGGTGCCCTTGAGTCGAACGAAACGAAAAAAATCGTGAAACTATAG
- a CDS encoding Gfo/Idh/MocA family protein, with the protein MEKLRVGIIGVGGIAVSRHIPSFLALGNDVEVTAVCDVNAERAETVAQDYQIPFHTNEYKEIFEHVDAVTICTPNKFHADIAIAALQAGKHVLCEKPMAMSTEECEAMIKAADEAGKILMIAYHYRHTKEARAAKRFIDGGEIGRPLVSRAQAIRRRKVPGWGVFTNKDLQGGGSLIDFGCHFLDLALHLMDFPEIAEVSGATYNELSRQNDIVNQWGTFDPSTFEVDDHATAYIKFKDGATLLFETSWAANLADDQETVSVSGTKGGLDVYPLKLYQAKYGMLLDQEAYWISDDENPGIPQAINFVESCRGNQQPLVKPQEALIVSKVIEAIYESSETGQAVRFS; encoded by the coding sequence ATGGAAAAACTTCGCGTAGGCATAATTGGCGTTGGAGGTATTGCCGTTTCCAGGCATATCCCCTCCTTTCTCGCTTTAGGAAATGATGTGGAAGTCACGGCTGTGTGTGACGTAAATGCAGAACGTGCGGAAACGGTTGCACAGGACTACCAGATTCCTTTCCATACAAATGAATACAAAGAGATTTTTGAACACGTAGACGCAGTGACAATCTGTACACCAAATAAATTCCACGCTGACATTGCGATCGCCGCTCTTCAGGCAGGCAAACACGTACTGTGCGAAAAGCCGATGGCGATGTCCACTGAAGAATGCGAAGCGATGATTAAGGCAGCGGATGAAGCAGGTAAGATCCTGATGATTGCTTACCACTACCGTCACACAAAAGAAGCGCGTGCAGCAAAACGCTTCATTGACGGTGGCGAAATCGGTCGCCCTCTTGTGTCCCGTGCACAGGCGATCCGCCGCCGCAAGGTTCCGGGCTGGGGTGTTTTTACAAATAAAGATCTTCAGGGTGGCGGCAGTCTGATTGACTTCGGCTGTCATTTCCTTGATCTGGCCTTGCACCTCATGGACTTCCCTGAAATCGCAGAGGTCTCAGGCGCTACTTATAATGAACTGAGCCGTCAAAATGACATCGTTAACCAGTGGGGCACATTTGACCCATCAACGTTCGAAGTAGATGATCATGCAACCGCCTATATTAAGTTCAAAGACGGTGCTACCCTGTTGTTTGAAACATCATGGGCAGCCAATCTGGCAGATGATCAGGAAACCGTATCTGTTTCAGGTACAAAGGGTGGACTTGATGTGTATCCACTCAAGCTTTATCAGGCAAAATACGGAATGCTTCTTGACCAGGAGGCTTACTGGATTTCCGATGATGAAAACCCGGGTATCCCTCAAGCCATCAACTTCGTGGAAAGCTGCCGCGGTAACCAGCAGCCGCTTGTGAAGCCACAGGAAGCACTCATCGTTTCAAAGGTCATCGAGGCCATTTACGAAAGCAGCGAAACCGGACAAGCCGTCCGATTCTCATAA
- a CDS encoding sugar phosphate isomerase/epimerase family protein translates to MKLGVFTVLFAQKSFEDMLDYVAESGLDAVEIGTGGYPGNNHCPIDELLEDEGKRKEYLEKVTSRGLTISAFSCHGNPVSPDAAFAKESDEALRKTIRLAQLLDVPVVNTFSGTPGADAEAKHPNWPVAPWPNEYGDILKWQWEHKLIPYWKEIAEIAKEANVKIGLELHGGFSVHTPYTMLKLREATNEYIGANLDPSHLWWQGIDPVGAIKILGKAGAIHHFHAKDTYIDQDNVNMYGLTDMQTYDNIQTRAWSFRSVGMGHPADEWGRIISALRTYGYDHVVSIEHEDPIMSIEEGFQRAVQTLKSVNIKEQPTDMWWL, encoded by the coding sequence ATGAAATTAGGCGTATTTACGGTCTTATTTGCACAAAAATCATTTGAAGACATGCTTGATTATGTCGCAGAATCCGGCCTTGATGCCGTGGAAATCGGTACAGGCGGATATCCTGGCAACAACCACTGTCCAATTGACGAACTGTTAGAGGATGAGGGCAAGCGTAAGGAATACCTTGAAAAAGTAACATCACGCGGACTGACCATCAGTGCATTCAGCTGTCACGGAAACCCTGTCAGCCCTGATGCTGCATTTGCAAAAGAAAGTGATGAGGCGCTTCGCAAAACAATCCGTCTGGCTCAGCTGCTCGACGTGCCGGTTGTGAACACATTCTCAGGTACACCTGGCGCTGACGCTGAAGCGAAGCATCCAAACTGGCCGGTTGCACCATGGCCAAATGAATACGGCGATATTCTGAAGTGGCAGTGGGAACACAAGCTGATTCCTTACTGGAAAGAGATCGCAGAAATCGCTAAAGAAGCCAATGTAAAAATCGGTCTTGAGCTGCATGGTGGATTCTCTGTTCATACACCATACACCATGCTGAAGCTGCGCGAGGCAACAAACGAATACATCGGCGCAAACCTTGATCCAAGTCACCTCTGGTGGCAGGGAATCGATCCGGTCGGTGCGATCAAAATCCTTGGAAAAGCCGGTGCAATCCACCACTTCCACGCCAAGGACACATACATTGATCAGGACAACGTCAACATGTACGGCCTGACAGACATGCAGACCTATGACAACATTCAAACACGTGCATGGAGCTTCCGTTCAGTCGGAATGGGACACCCGGCAGACGAATGGGGCCGCATTATCAGCGCCCTGCGCACATACGGCTACGACCACGTCGTCAGCATCGAGCACGAAGACCCAATCATGAGCATCGAAGAAGGCTTCCAGCGTGCCGTCCAAACGCTGAAATCAGTCAACATTAAAGAACAGCCAACAGATATGTGGTGGCTGTAA